GACGCCTTGAGCGACTTCGCGCTCGAGCGCTCCCTCTTGTAGTTGTAAAAGGCTGCCGGTGCTCGACAGCCGCTGTCAAGTGCCCGGTGTCAAGTGCCCCAAGTGCCCGGCGTCAAGTGCCCGGCGTCAAGTGCCTGGTGTCAAGTCAAGTGCCTGGCGTCAAGTGCCCAATGTCATGTGAGCGCCACGCCGTCAGGCGTTATGCGGTAGCCTAGGGCATGCAGCCCGACCAAGCCATGCCGACAAGCCTGAGCGGCAAAACGAACCCCATCGTCATCCAAGGCGGCATGGGCGTCGCCGTGTCCAACTGGGTCTTGGCAAAGACCGTCGCCATGAGAAGCCAGCTCGGCGTCGTCTCGGGCACGGCCATCGATTCGGTGCTGGTGCGCCGCCTGCAAGACGGCGACGTCGGCGGCCACATGCGCCGGGCCATGGCCCATTTTCCCTTTCCCGACATCGCCGAGGACGTCCTCAAGCGCTACTTTCTGGCCGAGGGCCGCGCTCCCGGCCAAGCCTACAAGCGCCTCCCCATGTACACCCAAGTCGGCAGCAAGTTCCTGCGCGGCGTGACCGTGCTCGGCAACTTCGTCGAGGTCTTTTTGGCCAAGGAAGGCCACCGCGGCCCCGTCGGCGTCAACCTGCTCACCAAGGTGCAGATGCCCAACCTGGCCTCGCTCTACGGCGCCATGCTGGCGGGCGTCAACTACGTCTTGATGGGCGCGGGCATTCCTCGGGAGATTCCCGGCGCGCTCGACAAGTTCGCCGAGCACAAGGAGGCCGCCATCAGGTTCGACGTGGTGGGCCTGGGCAAGGACGAGGCCGAGTTCCTGCGCTTCGACCCGATGGAGTTCTACGATGACCAGCCCGACCCTATCGCCCGGCCCGCCTTCTTGCCGATCATCGCCTCGAACTCGCTCGCCACCATGCTCAGCAAGAAGGCGACGGGGCCGGTGCAGGGCTTCGTCATCGAGGGGCCGACCGCTGGCGGCCACAATGCGCCGCCGCGCGGCACCGTTCACTACAGCGAGGACGGCGAGCCCATCTACGGCGAGCGGGACGTGGTGGACCTCGAGAAGATCCGCGACATCGGCCTGCCCTTCTGGGTGGCGGGCGGCGCGGCCACGCCCGAAAGGGTCGAGGAGATCCTGGCCTTGGGCGGCGCGGGCGTGCAGGTCGGCACGCTCTTTGCCTACAGCAAGGAGTCGGGCATCGAGAGCGACATGAAGCGCGAGATCCTGACCAAGGCCCTAAAGGGCGAGATCAGCGTCCACACCGACCCCAGGGCCTCGCCCACCGGCTTTCCCTTCAAGGTCGTGCAGCTTGACGGCACCAACGCCCAAGAAGAGGTTTACCTAAAACGCACGCGCGTCTGCGACCTCGGCTACCTGCGCGAGGCCTACCGCCAGGAGGACGGCGGCGTCGGCTACCGCTGCGCCAGCGAACCCGTCGACACCTACCTCAAGAAGGACGGCGCCGTAGAGGAGACCGTGGGCCGCAAGTGCCTCTGCAACGCGCTCATGGCCGACGTGGGCCTGCCGCAGATCCAGAAGAACGGCGAGGTCGAGCGTCCCATCATCACCAGCGGCGACGAGCTCATGACCATCGGGCGCTTCGTGCAGCCGGGGGCGCTCGAGTACTCGGCGACCGAGGTCATCGACTACCTGCTCAGCAAGGTGCGCGCGCTCGAGCCCTCTTAGAACCGGTCAATCTGGTTTCTTTATCACTTTATCAGCGTCCGTCACCGGGCGCCCTTTGCTGGCGCCTCA
This portion of the Deinococcota bacterium genome encodes:
- a CDS encoding nitronate monooxygenase produces the protein MQPDQAMPTSLSGKTNPIVIQGGMGVAVSNWVLAKTVAMRSQLGVVSGTAIDSVLVRRLQDGDVGGHMRRAMAHFPFPDIAEDVLKRYFLAEGRAPGQAYKRLPMYTQVGSKFLRGVTVLGNFVEVFLAKEGHRGPVGVNLLTKVQMPNLASLYGAMLAGVNYVLMGAGIPREIPGALDKFAEHKEAAIRFDVVGLGKDEAEFLRFDPMEFYDDQPDPIARPAFLPIIASNSLATMLSKKATGPVQGFVIEGPTAGGHNAPPRGTVHYSEDGEPIYGERDVVDLEKIRDIGLPFWVAGGAATPERVEEILALGGAGVQVGTLFAYSKESGIESDMKREILTKALKGEISVHTDPRASPTGFPFKVVQLDGTNAQEEVYLKRTRVCDLGYLREAYRQEDGGVGYRCASEPVDTYLKKDGAVEETVGRKCLCNALMADVGLPQIQKNGEVERPIITSGDELMTIGRFVQPGALEYSATEVIDYLLSKVRALEPS